A window from Kovacikia minuta CCNUW1 encodes these proteins:
- a CDS encoding CpeR family transcriptional regulator has product MGLTIAPPGILPPTARKKLQCWIRSRHAICSGSFFVFETVDYSAIERFTECITALGGTVITVDCVGKVWMGEHRQVVLYRAKASLHTPNHDLKQYWIKYGSFRTRFDQQV; this is encoded by the coding sequence CTCCTCCTGGAATTTTGCCGCCCACTGCCCGCAAGAAATTGCAGTGTTGGATTCGCAGCCGCCATGCCATTTGTTCGGGAAGCTTTTTTGTGTTTGAAACCGTAGACTATTCAGCCATCGAACGGTTCACTGAATGTATTACAGCCTTGGGAGGAACCGTCATTACCGTCGATTGCGTGGGTAAGGTTTGGATGGGAGAACATCGCCAAGTTGTTTTGTATCGAGCCAAAGCCAGCCTGCACACCCCAAACCACGATCTAAAACAATATTGGATTAAATACGGAAGTTTTCGGACTCGATTTGACCAGCAAGTTTGA
- a CDS encoding phycobilisome rod-core linker polypeptide has translation MEPIRLWQHHSEAEIEIVIRAAYRQVLGNTYVMESERLTVAESQLKRGEGSVREFVRQLAKSDLYRTRFFDNCFRYRAIELNFKHLLGRAPDSFEEMCYHSTVLDQGGFEAEIDSYVDSDEYQSAFGESIVPYYRGDRTQPGQSLLEFTNLAQLLQGASSSDNNPATRNKPQLTQALLRNSPYGKSKSRDASEILAEVFKTSFSPGIPSDSTTVDRSIAELALQQKIQEQAQVIQRLQQQLTDLRPFAGIGATYLKSDWQPAEMTREEVPASPQQQVDDQAAQITHLQAQIADAYRYSAIGEARVNKWRSRVFNG, from the coding sequence ATGGAACCCATTCGATTGTGGCAGCACCATTCTGAAGCAGAAATCGAAATTGTGATTCGAGCTGCCTATCGTCAGGTTTTGGGCAATACCTATGTCATGGAAAGTGAACGGTTAACCGTTGCCGAATCGCAACTGAAACGGGGTGAAGGGAGCGTGCGTGAGTTTGTGCGCCAACTGGCAAAATCAGATCTCTACCGCACCCGCTTTTTTGACAATTGTTTTCGCTACCGTGCGATCGAACTCAACTTTAAGCATCTGCTGGGACGTGCCCCCGACAGTTTTGAAGAAATGTGCTACCACAGTACGGTGCTAGACCAGGGTGGGTTTGAAGCAGAAATTGACTCCTACGTGGATAGCGACGAGTACCAGAGTGCTTTTGGTGAAAGCATCGTGCCCTATTACCGGGGCGATCGCACCCAGCCGGGGCAATCATTGTTGGAATTTACCAATCTGGCGCAACTGTTGCAGGGGGCTTCCAGTAGCGATAACAATCCGGCAACGCGTAACAAACCTCAACTCACCCAGGCATTGCTCCGAAATAGCCCCTACGGTAAATCCAAAAGTAGAGATGCCAGCGAAATTTTGGCAGAGGTATTCAAGACCTCATTTTCACCTGGCATCCCATCTGACAGCACAACCGTAGATCGTTCCATCGCCGAACTAGCCTTACAACAAAAAATTCAGGAACAAGCGCAAGTCATTCAGCGCTTGCAGCAACAATTGACGGATCTCCGTCCCTTTGCTGGGATTGGCGCAACCTACCTTAAAAGTGATTGGCAACCCGCCGAGATGACTCGTGAAGAAGTGCCCGCTTCCCCACAACAGCAAGTTGATGACCAGGCAGCACAAATTACCCACCTGCAAGCTCAAATTGCTGATGCCTACCGCTACAGCGCGATCGGGGAAGCCCGGGTAAACAAGTGGCGTAGCCGCGTTTTCAATGGTTAA
- a CDS encoding PAS domain S-box protein, whose amino-acid sequence MIILRLNSSELVLIFVALTFLLLLGIYWYFKQAATRRRVETMLWQQTDRERLINQIAQHIRKSLDVDEVMATTVSEVQRFLGADRVLIYRLWNDGTGSAIYETVLPPYPQVLGQTFPREVFPAEYHQAYSLGKTRTITNIEQTDVEPCLADFVKQFGVQAKLVVPIIQENRDSEVGNSQANHSTGSYLWGILIAHQCSRPRKWEEWEVELMQHLATHVAIAIQQSELYNQLQQFNAELEHRVQQRTAELADANASLRVEIKERQRTEAALRRTNDTLQAIVIASPRAIIMLDREGKVKIWNPAAEQMFGWTEAEVFDRPNPLGEADQQSEYAALQAKVLQGATYFQSEFRQKRKDGTQIDLIFSAAPVLDGEGQINGVVAVIADVTEQKRQAEQVQLAEQALRHSEERFRSLIENALDIIMILDLDGTIGYVSPSAEKVLGYAVANLVGKNMVEFIHVDDWSTTYNHLINTTQTVNLVRPIEFRSLHQDGSWRILEAISQPFVDSAATLCIMVNARDITERKRLDEIRSALEREKELSVLKTRFFSMASHEFRTPLSTTLAAAQVLESCQDEWSNSEKRLRNLHRIQDSVRNMVQLLDDILTINRAEAGKLTFSPSLLNLEALCQHLVEEMRLNAGTQHTITFTCEGKTVPVHLDEKLVTSILTNLLSNAIKYSPQGGTIHLSLIFQSERVLLQVEDQGIGIPQDDQNHLFEPFHRGKNVRSISGSGLGLVVVKKCIDLHQGTIHITSEVGKGTICLVALPSNPSRIVAAFDEPE is encoded by the coding sequence ATGATCATTCTCCGGTTAAATAGTTCCGAACTGGTTTTGATTTTTGTCGCCCTCACCTTCTTACTTCTGCTTGGCATTTACTGGTACTTCAAACAGGCAGCGACCCGTCGCCGAGTTGAAACAATGTTGTGGCAGCAAACCGATCGGGAGCGGTTGATCAATCAAATCGCCCAACACATTCGGAAATCCCTGGATGTAGATGAGGTGATGGCAACGACCGTTTCGGAAGTGCAGCGGTTTCTTGGGGCAGATCGGGTCCTGATTTACCGCCTCTGGAACGATGGTACAGGCAGCGCGATCTACGAAACGGTTCTACCACCCTATCCCCAAGTTTTAGGTCAAACCTTTCCACGCGAAGTCTTTCCTGCTGAATACCACCAGGCTTACTCCCTGGGAAAGACGCGCACAATTACCAACATCGAGCAGACGGATGTGGAACCCTGTTTGGCAGATTTTGTAAAACAATTTGGCGTTCAGGCGAAATTAGTGGTTCCAATCATTCAGGAAAATCGGGATAGTGAAGTCGGAAATTCTCAAGCCAATCACTCTACTGGTTCCTATCTCTGGGGGATTTTGATTGCCCATCAGTGCAGCCGTCCCCGGAAATGGGAAGAATGGGAAGTGGAACTGATGCAGCATCTTGCCACGCATGTTGCGATCGCCATTCAGCAATCTGAACTCTACAACCAACTCCAGCAGTTCAACGCCGAGCTAGAACATCGGGTGCAACAACGAACCGCAGAACTGGCAGATGCCAACGCCTCCTTGCGGGTAGAAATTAAGGAACGTCAACGCACGGAAGCAGCCCTACGCCGCACGAACGATACCCTCCAGGCAATCGTGATTGCTTCCCCCCGTGCCATTATCATGCTGGATCGGGAAGGAAAGGTCAAAATCTGGAATCCCGCAGCGGAACAAATGTTTGGCTGGACCGAAGCAGAGGTGTTCGATCGCCCCAACCCTCTGGGTGAGGCGGATCAACAATCAGAGTACGCTGCCCTGCAAGCCAAAGTTCTCCAGGGTGCAACGTATTTTCAATCAGAATTTCGGCAAAAGCGGAAAGACGGTACACAGATTGACCTGATCTTCTCCGCGGCTCCCGTACTGGATGGGGAAGGACAGATTAACGGGGTTGTGGCAGTCATTGCCGATGTAACCGAACAAAAGCGACAGGCGGAGCAAGTGCAGCTAGCGGAACAAGCACTGCGACACAGCGAAGAACGATTTCGATCGCTGATTGAAAATGCTCTTGATATCATTATGATCCTTGACCTAGACGGCACGATTGGCTATGTCAGTCCTTCAGCCGAGAAAGTTTTAGGATATGCCGTTGCCAATCTCGTCGGTAAAAACATGGTTGAGTTCATTCATGTAGATGACTGGAGTACAACCTACAATCACCTGATTAACACAACGCAAACGGTTAATCTGGTACGTCCGATCGAATTTCGTAGTCTCCATCAGGATGGTTCCTGGCGCATCTTAGAAGCAATTAGCCAACCCTTTGTTGATAGTGCTGCGACCCTTTGCATTATGGTGAATGCCCGCGACATTACAGAACGCAAACGGCTGGATGAAATCCGGTCAGCACTGGAACGGGAGAAGGAACTGAGTGTTCTAAAAACACGGTTCTTCTCAATGGCATCCCATGAGTTCCGCACGCCGCTCAGTACGACTCTGGCAGCAGCTCAAGTGCTGGAATCCTGCCAGGATGAATGGTCTAACTCCGAAAAACGATTGCGAAACCTGCACCGAATTCAGGATTCAGTCAGAAATATGGTGCAACTGCTGGATGATATTTTGACCATTAATCGAGCTGAAGCAGGCAAGCTAACATTTAGCCCCAGCCTGTTGAATCTGGAAGCCCTTTGTCAGCATCTAGTTGAGGAAATGCGGCTCAACGCAGGCACCCAACACACTATCACCTTTACCTGTGAGGGAAAAACTGTTCCGGTTCATTTAGACGAAAAGTTAGTGACCTCAATCCTGACAAACCTGCTATCTAATGCGATTAAATATTCCCCCCAGGGTGGAACGATCCATCTCAGCCTGATTTTTCAATCAGAACGGGTTTTGCTTCAAGTTGAAGATCAGGGCATTGGAATTCCCCAGGACGACCAAAACCATTTATTTGAACCCTTTCATCGCGGCAAAAATGTTCGATCGATTTCTGGCAGCGGGTTAGGTTTAGTTGTCGTCAAAAAGTGCATCGACTTACACCAGGGGACGATTCACATCACCAGCGAAGTGGGTAAGGGAACCATCTGCTTAGTTGCACTTCCGTCCAACCCTTCCCGAATAGTGGCAGCCTTTGATGAACCCGAATGA
- the sigC gene encoding RNA polymerase sigma factor SigC has product MPASTFYAEADYDEQLYAQSFQAERSGDDDRTVDDLMSLEMEYPDSSNLHRVATRRTTDLVRLYLQEIGRVRLLGRDEEVSEAQRVQRYMRLLEMRAEAASQQAGPIQRYVQLIEAHDRLTSHLGHRPSLERWATEAGVTVPDLKPILAEGKRDWAELAGLKVEDLEQIQAEGVRAKEHMIKANLRLVVSVAKKYQNRGLELLDLIQEGTLGLERAVEKFDPTKGYRFSTYAYWWIRQGITRAIATQSRTIRLPVHITEKLNKIKKAQRKISQEKGRTATIEDIATELEMTASQVREVLLRVPRSVSLETKVGKEKDTELGDLLETDDVSPEDTLMREALRRDLQQLLADLTTRERDVIQMRFGLGDGHPYSLAEIGRALDLSRERVRQIEAKALQKLRQPKRRNRVRDYLEALG; this is encoded by the coding sequence ATGCCAGCATCAACTTTTTACGCTGAAGCAGATTATGATGAACAACTCTATGCCCAGAGTTTTCAGGCGGAGAGATCCGGGGACGACGATCGCACGGTAGATGATTTGATGAGTCTGGAAATGGAATATCCAGATTCGTCAAACCTGCATCGGGTTGCCACACGTCGGACGACCGATCTGGTTCGTCTATACCTCCAGGAAATCGGTCGAGTTCGCCTCCTGGGCCGAGATGAAGAAGTCTCAGAAGCCCAGCGAGTCCAGCGTTACATGCGTTTGTTAGAAATGCGGGCAGAGGCAGCGTCCCAGCAGGCAGGTCCGATTCAGCGCTATGTCCAATTAATCGAGGCCCACGATCGCCTGACTTCCCACCTGGGGCACCGTCCTTCTCTGGAGCGTTGGGCAACGGAAGCAGGCGTCACCGTTCCCGACCTGAAACCCATCCTGGCAGAAGGAAAGCGGGACTGGGCAGAACTTGCAGGTCTAAAGGTGGAGGATCTGGAACAAATCCAGGCGGAGGGGGTTCGAGCCAAAGAACACATGATTAAGGCAAACCTGCGCCTGGTCGTCTCCGTTGCCAAGAAATATCAGAATCGTGGGTTGGAACTGCTCGATCTGATTCAGGAAGGAACGCTGGGTCTGGAACGAGCCGTTGAAAAGTTTGATCCAACCAAGGGCTATCGGTTCAGCACCTACGCCTACTGGTGGATTCGGCAGGGAATTACACGGGCGATCGCGACCCAAAGCCGGACAATCCGGCTCCCGGTTCACATTACCGAAAAGCTGAACAAAATTAAGAAAGCCCAGCGCAAAATTTCCCAGGAAAAGGGACGGACTGCCACCATTGAAGACATCGCCACCGAACTGGAGATGACCGCATCCCAGGTGCGGGAAGTGCTCCTGCGGGTGCCGCGTTCTGTTTCCTTGGAAACGAAGGTTGGCAAGGAGAAGGACACCGAATTGGGCGACTTGCTGGAAACCGATGATGTTTCTCCTGAAGATACCCTGATGCGGGAAGCCCTCCGGCGTGACTTACAGCAACTCCTAGCTGACCTGACCACCCGCGAACGGGATGTAATTCAGATGCGCTTTGGGCTGGGCGACGGGCACCCCTACTCGTTGGCTGAAATTGGTCGTGCCCTTGACCTCTCACGGGAACGGGTACGCCAGATTGAAGCGAAGGCACTGCAAAAACTACGCCAACCCAAACGGCGTAACCGTGTACGTGACTACCTGGAAGCCCTCGGTTAA
- the tpiA gene encoding triose-phosphate isomerase, which yields MRKIVIAGNWKMYKTQAEALEFLQGFLPQLTETPEDREVVLCAPFTALVSLSQNLHGSLVRLGAQNVHWESAGAYTGEIAPSMLTEIGVRYVIVGHSERRQYFGETDETVNLRLKAAQAAGLLPILCVGETKQQRDSGETEAIIFNQLEKDLKAVDQQNLVIAYEPIWAIGTGDTCESVEANRVIGLIRSRLTNPNVSIQYGGSVKPENIDEIMAQPEINGALVGGASLQPDSFARIVNFK from the coding sequence GTGCGAAAAATTGTTATTGCTGGCAACTGGAAAATGTATAAAACCCAGGCAGAGGCATTGGAGTTTCTGCAAGGGTTCTTGCCCCAATTGACCGAAACCCCAGAGGATCGGGAAGTTGTGTTGTGTGCCCCCTTCACAGCCCTGGTCAGTTTGTCCCAGAATTTGCACGGTAGCCTGGTTCGGCTAGGTGCCCAAAACGTCCATTGGGAATCTGCTGGAGCCTACACCGGCGAAATTGCACCTTCCATGCTGACTGAGATTGGCGTTCGCTACGTTATCGTCGGCCACAGTGAACGACGGCAGTATTTTGGCGAAACCGATGAAACTGTCAACCTGCGCCTGAAAGCAGCTCAGGCGGCTGGGCTGTTGCCCATTCTTTGTGTTGGCGAAACCAAGCAACAACGGGATTCAGGCGAAACTGAAGCGATTATTTTTAATCAGTTAGAAAAGGACTTGAAGGCTGTCGATCAGCAAAACCTGGTGATTGCCTATGAGCCAATCTGGGCGATCGGCACTGGGGATACCTGCGAAAGTGTAGAAGCCAACCGGGTCATTGGGTTAATTCGCAGCCGCCTGACTAATCCCAATGTTTCCATTCAGTACGGCGGTTCAGTTAAGCCCGAAAACATCGATGAAATCATGGCTCAACCCGAAATTAATGGTGCCCTGGTGGGGGGAGCCAGTTTACAGCCCGATAGTTTTGCTCGAATTGTAAATTTTAAGTAA
- a CDS encoding alpha/beta hydrolase translates to MSACCLVGLGLGAIALKPKPALGADAVRVNYGPLEFSLATESLATFAESGRVKGDLAFYARFIGPQGMAELRQFLQRRFEVSPVVISQLTYSPMGERVFQKLGSVIQTDARQNGFYALRAALLLAASDPQGMTMMNIVRHYPTRSIRINANRLLELKQLLIGQQAYRDATVKAISNQAQAEIATQPSVDFSNLPRLERAGPFKVLYRNLRFNRDRQTLGGGRITRQFNVKLYLPEGQTQPAPVVVISHGLGSTPDAFAYLGRHLASYGFAAVIPQHLGSDATRREALLLGIVGSDVNPVEFIDRALDVTYMLDELARLSQSDATLAGRLNLQQVGAIGHSFGGYSVLALAGADPNIARLRQSCENLPPSLNAAPTLQCLANRLPNFNYHLRDPRIKAVFAISPITSIVLGPESLSKIQIPTMLMGGSDDFVASVVQEQIHPFIWLTTPEKYLAVAVPSGHTFADNTGEGGSKPQPGSLDYLLSGPDPRLGKEYIRELSLAFMQTYLGNRPEYRTFLSSAYAASISRDPLKLSLIKTLTPAQLEAAFGGKPPIAIVPPLTVAPVPKRQESVLQEIARTGILKAALRLDAAPFSFVGKNSQPTGFCVDQLNALTAHIQQQLKTPVRLEIAAKSNLDDRFQLVRENTVHVECGPNTVRDDVPGIAFSKPFFLTGTQFLSQKSEQIQINPLSNLNAVRIGVIEGTTTETFVRTRYPQAKITGFAGKTGRSQGVQALSNGSIDLFASDGILLLAEAQQQNLPLTNYQLLPDGPLTCDPYGMVLPANDPIWQDTVNDTINTPEFRQNWQKWFTQSSYAYIFLNLDFCTR, encoded by the coding sequence TTGTCCGCCTGTTGTTTAGTTGGTCTGGGACTGGGGGCGATCGCCCTCAAACCGAAGCCTGCCCTGGGAGCAGATGCCGTCCGGGTTAACTACGGACCATTAGAGTTTTCTCTCGCAACTGAGTCACTGGCAACCTTTGCAGAGTCGGGCAGAGTGAAGGGGGATCTGGCGTTTTATGCCCGGTTTATTGGTCCCCAGGGAATGGCGGAACTGCGCCAGTTTTTGCAACGACGGTTTGAGGTTAGCCCGGTTGTCATTTCCCAACTCACCTACTCGCCTATGGGAGAACGGGTGTTTCAGAAATTGGGTAGTGTGATTCAGACTGATGCCCGTCAGAACGGGTTCTATGCTCTGCGGGCTGCCCTCTTGCTAGCAGCAAGCGATCCCCAGGGGATGACCATGATGAATATTGTGCGTCACTATCCCACCCGCAGTATTCGGATTAATGCCAACCGTCTGTTGGAACTGAAACAGTTATTGATTGGTCAGCAAGCGTATCGGGATGCCACCGTTAAAGCAATTAGCAATCAGGCTCAGGCAGAAATTGCGACCCAACCCAGCGTAGATTTTTCTAACCTCCCCAGGTTAGAACGGGCAGGACCGTTCAAAGTTCTTTATCGAAATCTGAGGTTTAACCGCGATCGCCAAACGCTGGGCGGAGGACGAATTACACGCCAGTTCAACGTCAAGCTATACCTCCCAGAGGGACAAACCCAACCCGCTCCAGTCGTCGTGATTTCCCACGGGTTAGGGTCTACCCCCGACGCCTTTGCTTACCTGGGAAGACACCTGGCTTCCTATGGATTTGCTGCCGTGATTCCGCAACATCTCGGCAGTGACGCAACTCGCAGAGAGGCACTCCTACTCGGAATTGTCGGGAGTGATGTGAACCCGGTGGAATTCATCGATCGCGCCCTGGACGTTACCTACATGCTGGACGAGTTAGCGCGGCTATCCCAATCAGACGCAACCCTCGCCGGTCGGTTAAATTTGCAGCAGGTTGGCGCGATCGGTCATTCCTTTGGTGGCTACAGCGTCCTGGCATTGGCAGGAGCAGACCCCAACATCGCACGGTTACGCCAATCCTGCGAAAACTTACCCCCCAGCTTAAATGCTGCCCCCACCTTACAGTGTCTCGCCAACCGTTTACCCAACTTCAACTACCATTTGCGCGATCCGCGCATCAAAGCCGTATTCGCCATCAGTCCTATTACCAGCATCGTTCTGGGACCAGAAAGTTTAAGCAAGATCCAGATCCCGACCATGCTGATGGGGGGCAGTGACGATTTTGTTGCATCTGTTGTGCAAGAACAGATCCATCCCTTTATCTGGCTCACAACCCCCGAAAAATATCTGGCAGTCGCCGTTCCCAGTGGTCACACCTTTGCAGACAACACCGGAGAAGGGGGTTCCAAGCCCCAGCCAGGCAGTTTGGACTATTTGCTATCCGGTCCCGATCCCCGGTTGGGCAAGGAATATATTCGGGAGCTGAGCCTGGCATTTATGCAAACCTATTTAGGAAACCGCCCAGAATATCGAACCTTTCTCAGCTCTGCCTATGCTGCCTCGATCAGCAGAGACCCGCTCAAACTTAGTCTGATCAAAACTCTGACCCCCGCTCAACTAGAAGCGGCATTTGGTGGCAAACCACCGATCGCGATCGTCCCCCCCTTAACCGTTGCTCCCGTTCCAAAGCGTCAGGAATCCGTGCTTCAAGAAATTGCCAGAACCGGCATTCTAAAAGCTGCCCTCCGTCTGGATGCGGCTCCATTTAGCTTTGTCGGCAAGAATAGTCAGCCTACGGGTTTTTGCGTGGACCAGTTGAATGCATTAACCGCCCATATACAGCAACAACTCAAAACTCCAGTTCGACTCGAAATTGCCGCCAAATCTAATCTGGACGATCGGTTTCAGCTCGTCAGAGAGAATACGGTGCATGTGGAGTGCGGTCCCAATACAGTGCGGGACGATGTTCCGGGTATTGCCTTCTCCAAACCCTTCTTTCTGACAGGGACTCAGTTCCTATCCCAAAAAAGTGAACAAATTCAAATTAACCCTCTGAGTAATCTGAATGCGGTTCGCATTGGCGTGATTGAAGGAACAACCACAGAAACCTTTGTTCGAACCCGCTACCCCCAGGCGAAAATTACAGGTTTTGCCGGGAAGACCGGGCGATCTCAGGGAGTCCAGGCCCTGTCCAATGGCAGCATCGATCTGTTTGCCAGCGACGGCATTCTCCTGCTGGCAGAAGCCCAGCAACAAAATCTGCCATTAACCAACTACCAACTACTGCCCGATGGACCTTTGACCTGTGATCCCTACGGCATGGTTCTTCCCGCCAATGATCCAATTTGGCAAGACACAGTTAACGACACCATTAACACCCCAGAATTCAGGCAGAACTGGCAAAAATGGTTCACCCAAAGTTCCTACGCCTACATCTTCCTGAATCTCGACTTTTGTACAAGATAG